One segment of Desulfatibacillum aliphaticivorans DSM 15576 DNA contains the following:
- a CDS encoding adenylyltransferase/cytidyltransferase family protein, producing MKKIGLTLGKFAPFHKGHQFLIETAFREVDELMILVYETGLMDVPLQVRANWIRKLYPQVRVIEAWGGPPGYGNSPEIVKEQNDYILSAIGDEKSKRPVKYPVG from the coding sequence ATGAAGAAAATCGGTCTGACCCTGGGAAAGTTCGCCCCTTTTCATAAAGGGCATCAGTTCCTCATTGAAACCGCGTTCAGGGAAGTGGACGAGCTCATGATCCTTGTTTACGAAACCGGCCTCATGGACGTTCCCTTGCAGGTGCGGGCGAATTGGATTCGCAAGCTCTATCCTCAGGTCCGCGTCATAGAGGCCTGGGGCGGCCCGCCCGGCTACGGCAACTCTCCCGAAATCGTCAAGGAGCAGAATGACTATATCCTGTCCGCCATCGGGGACGAAAAAAGTAAGCGTCCAGTGAAGTACCCGGTTGGGTA